TGCTCCCCGAATCATTTTTTCTACAGTTTAGCTTAGCTCAAAAAACTTTGCAGCAGAACCTAAAACACCTATTTTCCCGTGAAAAATTCAAAAAAAGACTGCTCAGATTGATTTTTAAAGAAAGAAGACGAGCAAGAGAATGCATTGCTATATACCTGTTTAAGTGGAAACATATATATATAATTTCACGTATCGTAATGTTTAATAACTAATAATCACAAACCATTTTCAAGGGTTGCGTCCGCTCTTCCGTATCCGCTACAATAGAGATAGAATACACACAAAGAAAGGTGACTCACTCTATGAATCAACCTTTAGTAAATTTACGAGTCGATTTTGCTTTCAAGCAATTATTTGGTGTACAAGGACAAGAGGAATTACTGATTTCTTTTTTAAATGCAATCTTGCATGAATCCTTATCTACACCAATTGTGTCTTTAAAAATTGAAGACCCACATTTGCATAAAGAATATGAAGAAGATAAATTATCCATACTAGATATATTAGCTACACTTCAAGATGAAACCAAGGTGAACGTGGAAATCCAGTTGCGAAATACACAAGAGATAGTAAAACGTTCCCTGTATTATTGGAGTAAATTGTATACATCTCAATTAGAGCAAGGGATGCCCTATCGTTCTTTACGGAAAACGATTGCGATTAATCTATTAGATTTTGATCTCTTTCCTCAATATGATGACATGCATACAGTCGGACAATTTTGGAGTCAACAACACAAGGAAGTGTTACTCGAAGATTTGGAAATCCATTTCATTGAAATTCCGAAATTGCTACAGCAATGGAGAGAAGAAAAAATTAATCCGTGGGAAAATGAATTCGCTCGTTGGTTACTTTTACTACCAGCGCATGAAGATGAACATTTAACCCACACGTTGGAGGATATAGCCATGAAACAAGATCCAATGTTACAGAAGGCAATCCACAAATGGGAAAATATGAGTCAGAGTAGCTCTTTCCGTCTCGCATATGAAGCACGTGAAAAAGTGTTATTTGATGAACAAGCTAAATTAGCACATGCACGTGAGGTTGGTATAGAAGAAGGTATGGAAAAAGGAAAACAAGTAGGGAAAGAAGAAGGGCTTCAAGAGGGTATAGAAAAAGGGAAAATCCAACTTATCCGAGGTATGCATAAA
This Bacillus thuringiensis DNA region includes the following protein-coding sequences:
- a CDS encoding Rpn family recombination-promoting nuclease/putative transposase; amino-acid sequence: MNQPLVNLRVDFAFKQLFGVQGQEELLISFLNAILHESLSTPIVSLKIEDPHLHKEYEEDKLSILDILATLQDETKVNVEIQLRNTQEIVKRSLYYWSKLYTSQLEQGMPYRSLRKTIAINLLDFDLFPQYDDMHTVGQFWSQQHKEVLLEDLEIHFIEIPKLLQQWREEKINPWENEFARWLLLLPAHEDEHLTHTLEDIAMKQDPMLQKAIHKWENMSQSSSFRLAYEAREKVLFDEQAKLAHAREVGIEEGMEKGKQVGKEEGLQEGIEKGKIQLIRGMHKNGMDIEDIAKFTNMELSEIRHILDK